Proteins encoded by one window of Cannabis sativa cultivar Pink pepper isolate KNU-18-1 chromosome 4, ASM2916894v1, whole genome shotgun sequence:
- the LOC133036552 gene encoding transcription factor bHLH49-like, which translates to MNRNKGFDGELGGFDFEYGYYDDEIQSLLNFPSQPCDLDHQQFNKSGKSSEEKRSKATLSTTTSHENNNRELKREEELTMISSHSLSERLRRQKINERMKFLQDLVPGCNKITGKALMLDEIINYVQSLQRQVEFLSMKLATYSEMEVLLLSEEHHVSYTNIHYS; encoded by the exons ATGAACAGAAATAAAGGTTTTGATGGTGAGTTAGGTGGGTTTGACTTTGAATATGGATATTATGATGATGAGATTCAGAGTCTTCTAAATTTTCCTTCTCAACCTTGTGATCTAGATCATCAACAGTTTAATAAG AGTGGTAAAAGTTCAGAAGAGAAAAGAAGTAAGGCTACATTGTCAACTACTACTAGTCATGAAAACAACAATAGGGAACTTAAAAGGGAAGAAGAGCTCACTATGATCAGTAGTCACAGCCTTTCTGAAAGA ttgaGAAGACAAAAGATAAATGAGAGGATGAAGTTTCTGCAAGATCTTGTTCCAGGATGCAATAAG ATCACTGGCAAGGCATTAATGCTTGATGAGATTATCAACTATGTCCAGTCATTACAACGACAAGTAGAG TTTCTGTCTATGAAACTTGCCACTTACTCGGAGATGGAAGTGTTGCTTTTATCAGAAGAACATCATGTAAGTTACACAAATATTCATTATAGTTGa